The genomic segment GTCATCCACGTTGATCCAGAACTGGTAGAAGTCGTAGGGCGAGGTCATCCCGGGATCGAGCCAGACGGCGCCTTCGGCCGTCTTGCCCATCTTCTTACCGTCCGACAGGGTCAGCAGGGGCGTCGTAATTGCCTGCGCGGCCGCCCGTTCCTTGCGCCGGATCAGGTCGACGCCGGCCACGATGTTCCCCCACTGGTCGTCGCCCCCGAACTGCATCGTGCAGCCGTACTCCCGGAAGAGCATGAGGAAATCGTAGGCCTGGAGGATCTGGTAGTTGAATTCCAGGAAGGTGAGGCCCGTCTCCATGCGAAGTCTGTAGGCCTCGGCTGTCAGCATCCGGTTTACGCTGAAATGCTCTCCGATCTCCCGCAGGAAGGTGATGTAGTTCAGCGTGCGCAGCCAGTCCGCGTTGTTCACCATCAGCGCTCGGTCCGCCCTGCCCGCCCGGTCCTCGTGGCCACCGTCGAAATCGAGGTAACTGCTCAGCTGCTTCTTGATCCGGAGGATGTTCCGGTCGATGTCCTCCGTCGAAAGCTGGGGACGCAGGGCGTCCTTGCCGCTCGGATCGGGGATCATGGCCGTGCCGCCGCCCACCAGGGCGATGGGCAGGTGGCCGCCGCGCTGCACGTGAGCCAGCATCATGATCTGGACGAGGTTGCCCACGTGCAGGCTCTGCCCCGTCGGATCGAATCCGATGTAGCAGGTGACGGTCTCGTCTTCGAAGGCCTTGGCCACGGCCTCTTCGTTCGTGACCTGGGAGACGAACCCCCGTTCCTTCAAAACGTCGAATGCGCTGGACATGCTGGGAGATTCCGATCTAAAGGGACACCGGTTTACAGGGACACGGCCTGTCCCGTCCGGGAAGAATCGTAGATGGCGAGGATGAGCGCGAGGGACTTCTTGGCTTCCTCGCCCGTGATGCGGGGCGCGCCGCCGTGCCGGACCAGGCCGACCATGTCCTCGATCACGTTGCGCGGGCCCTCGTAGGAAAATGGATCATCGGCCGATTCATCCGGAACATGCCAGGTATCGACCTTGTTGCCGGCCGTTATGACCAGCCCCTGCGTGCCGTGCAGCTCCACCCCCGCGGGGATGGTGACGGGACAGGTCGTCGTCCCCAGGATGGTTCCGACGGCGCCGCTCTTGAACCGGAGCATGGCCATGCCGAGGTCCTCGGACTCGATGTCGTGGTTGAACACCCCGATCTGGCCCTGGACGCGGTCGACCTCCCCCATGTACCAGCCCAGCAGGTCGATCTGGTGCACGGACTGGTTGATCAGCGACCCGCCGCCGTCCAGCGCCCACGTGCCGTGCCAGCCCTCGTAGTAGGCGTCGTTCCTGAACCACTTGAGCCGCACCTCGCCCAGGATCATCCGCCCGAGGCGCCCTTCGTCCACGGCCTGCTTGACGCGCACGTTGTCGGCCATGTACCGCGCTTCGAAATCGACGGCCAGGATCACACCGGCCTCGCGGCAGGCCGCGATCATCCGGTCCGCCCGTTCCAGGCTGACCTCCACGGGCTTGGTGGTGATGACATGCTTGCCGGCTTCCGCGGCCGCGATGGCGAAGTCCGCATGGGTGCCGCTGGGCGTCATCACGGTGATGACGTCGATATCGTCGCGGTCGAGCAGCCGGCGGTAGTCCCGGTACCAGTCGATCCCGTACTCCGCCGCGGCTTTCCGGCCCCGCTCCTCGTCGAGTTCCGCCACCGCCACGAGCCGCGCGCCTTCCGTCTCGCTTATGAAACGGGCGCGCACCGCCCCCATGCCAAGCCCTATCACGCCGAAACCGACGGGATCGGTACTCAAGACGAACTCCTTTTCATGTGAATGGGTATGTCAACGCCGGTCCGGGCGGGACTTCCTCCTGCCGGACCGGCATGCGATGCAGCATCGTTCATTCTTCGAACCGGCCCGAACCCACGGTCAGGAATTCACCCGCCAGCAGCTCGCGCAGGATTTCCACCTTGTTGCCCGTACGCCGATGCAGATCGCCGAGGACCTCTTCGCCCGCAAGCTCGTCGACGCAGCCGACGTGCTCCACGTATTCTGCCACGAGATCCTCGTTCCATTCTCCATCGATACTGGCGGTTATATAGACCGAAAAGGTTTTGATGGGCATGGGATACTCATCCGGAATCATCACCTGTACATCACGAATCACTTCATTCACCCGGATCGACTGGACGCTTTTCTCCTTCAGCTCGCGTATCATATCGTTGAGATCGGTGAATGTAAGCTTCATGGAAAGGCTCCTCTCCGGCCACGGGCCGTATACCTGCAAATCGGTATGACAGCACAAGAATGAGGGACGCAGCGCAGGCAGGCCTGCTGA from the Gemmatimonadota bacterium genome contains:
- a CDS encoding tyrosine--tRNA ligase produces the protein MSSAFDVLKERGFVSQVTNEEAVAKAFEDETVTCYIGFDPTGQSLHVGNLVQIMMLAHVQRGGHLPIALVGGGTAMIPDPSGKDALRPQLSTEDIDRNILRIKKQLSSYLDFDGGHEDRAGRADRALMVNNADWLRTLNYITFLREIGEHFSVNRMLTAEAYRLRMETGLTFLEFNYQILQAYDFLMLFREYGCTMQFGGDDQWGNIVAGVDLIRRKERAAAQAITTPLLTLSDGKKMGKTAEGAVWLDPGMTSPYDFYQFWINVDDRDVEGLLGHFTFLPMEQVRELGALEGEKIRHAKSVLAFETTKITHGEEAASQAERGARSVFGGAQAGAEDVPTVEIGRERLEAGINVVDLFVEAELGKSKSEVRRLIQQGGASVNGERVAAIDRMLGTGDLDDEGVLLLRAGKKRFQRVKTG
- a CDS encoding Gfo/Idh/MocA family oxidoreductase, which gives rise to MSTDPVGFGVIGLGMGAVRARFISETEGARLVAVAELDEERGRKAAAEYGIDWYRDYRRLLDRDDIDVITVMTPSGTHADFAIAAAEAGKHVITTKPVEVSLERADRMIAACREAGVILAVDFEARYMADNVRVKQAVDEGRLGRMILGEVRLKWFRNDAYYEGWHGTWALDGGGSLINQSVHQIDLLGWYMGEVDRVQGQIGVFNHDIESEDLGMAMLRFKSGAVGTILGTTTCPVTIPAGVELHGTQGLVITAGNKVDTWHVPDESADDPFSYEGPRNVIEDMVGLVRHGGAPRITGEEAKKSLALILAIYDSSRTGQAVSL